A portion of the Hyalangium minutum genome contains these proteins:
- a CDS encoding serine/threonine protein kinase: MSDDVVGLVKSQVLAAGSTLGPWLLLQRVDSGSYGVVFRARRADDPSAPPVALKVAKQADDPRFEREAHILQLIQHPSVPRFYELGSWTSPDGHSYPFIVMEWVDGTTLYEWFRQKPRSNREVLRVLAPVARALEALHARGVIHRDVKGDNIRVTPEGRAVLLDFGAAWFPEARALTDTLVPPGTTPYRAPELLRFMWKYRKDLEARWEARPSDDLYALGVTAYRLVTGSYPPPVSETRAEEPRKLLRPSEFAAVAPELEGTILRLLAEDPRDRGTTAQIVRALERAANQTDRRVDALIVQTSAAVPTEHEVPRKLTPSNHSRKRGSARPSTERERPALRNTFPLWLSWATASVAGGLLVFAVTEFRHGGNSPEPVPLPITEEHHVPPMDAPDAGVGEEALLSVVQAPPVLSATSVVGLPMPKAPQPGQKKPPCDTDYELEALGACWFISKKDPPCGAGAYEYDGKCIRATFDAPRSPTSGEP, translated from the coding sequence TTGAGTGATGACGTGGTGGGCCTCGTGAAGTCCCAGGTGCTGGCGGCGGGTTCGACCCTGGGCCCGTGGCTCCTCCTGCAGCGCGTCGACTCCGGGAGCTATGGCGTGGTGTTCCGGGCCCGGCGAGCCGATGATCCCTCGGCTCCTCCCGTGGCCCTGAAGGTGGCCAAACAGGCAGACGACCCGCGCTTCGAGCGAGAGGCGCACATCCTCCAGCTGATTCAGCACCCCAGTGTTCCGCGCTTCTACGAGCTCGGGAGCTGGACCTCACCGGATGGCCATAGCTACCCGTTTATCGTGATGGAGTGGGTGGATGGCACCACCCTCTACGAGTGGTTCCGCCAGAAGCCGCGCTCCAACCGGGAGGTGCTGCGGGTGCTGGCGCCGGTGGCCCGCGCCCTGGAGGCCCTGCATGCCCGAGGGGTGATCCACCGGGATGTCAAAGGCGACAACATCCGCGTCACCCCAGAGGGGCGGGCGGTGCTGCTTGACTTCGGCGCAGCGTGGTTCCCGGAGGCTCGGGCCCTCACCGACACCCTCGTGCCGCCGGGCACCACGCCCTACCGCGCGCCTGAACTGCTGCGCTTCATGTGGAAGTACCGCAAGGATCTCGAGGCCCGGTGGGAAGCGCGCCCTTCAGATGACCTGTATGCCTTGGGGGTGACGGCGTACCGGCTGGTGACCGGAAGCTATCCTCCTCCTGTCTCCGAGACTCGCGCCGAGGAGCCACGCAAGCTGCTGCGCCCCAGCGAGTTCGCGGCAGTCGCGCCGGAGTTGGAGGGCACCATTCTCCGCCTGCTGGCGGAGGATCCGCGGGACCGCGGCACCACTGCGCAGATCGTCCGGGCGCTGGAACGGGCCGCAAACCAAACAGACCGGCGGGTGGATGCCCTCATTGTCCAGACTTCGGCAGCCGTCCCCACGGAGCACGAGGTTCCTCGCAAGCTCACGCCTTCGAATCACTCCAGAAAGAGGGGCAGTGCACGGCCCTCGACGGAGCGCGAACGCCCTGCCCTCCGCAACACCTTTCCGCTCTGGCTCTCATGGGCCACTGCGAGCGTGGCAGGCGGGCTCTTGGTGTTCGCAGTGACGGAGTTCCGGCATGGCGGAAACTCACCGGAGCCTGTGCCTCTTCCCATTACGGAGGAGCATCACGTGCCGCCGATGGATGCACCGGACGCGGGCGTGGGGGAGGAGGCCCTCTTGTCGGTGGTGCAAGCGCCTCCAGTGCTTTCTGCGACTTCCGTGGTGGGGCTTCCGATGCCCAAAGCTCCGCAGCCGGGGCAGAAGAAGCCGCCCTGCGATACTGACTATGAACTCGAGGCCCTGGGGGCCTGCTGGTTCATCTCGAAGAAGGACCCGCCCTGCGGTGCGGGTGCTTACGAGTACGACGGCAAGTGCATCCGCGCGACGTTCGATGCGCCACGTTCACCCACGTCCGGAGAACCCTGA
- a CDS encoding transglycosylase SLT domain-containing protein, translating into MKSALSLIALVSFAQLASAQPVADAPATAPQPRTDGAPPEAQLRPLPDTETAPLPPGYVEIFNPAFPLPVVMAPPAKKEEAKAEVPRGKAYGLDELTPYFAAGKKKEAKAAFDKGFYLKARELLQDEGNSAPVRYLRALSAVRAGDDVRAASEMASLAEDYPALRDRCLTHAGMALEDLSRFDEAAKLLDQVSQDSKLYVDARLALGRVLRKKKDYDGAMAALTPLADRPAPLFGRNVGAEALMAIADIAVEKKDRKREQEALWRLWSLYPLSPLTKQADRRLKGIKPPVDAQVARAEQLIELHRNKQGLTVLEPLLTALALPDPLACRAHFAYGKGQRKERNHTKAISVLTPVVDKCQDADLLPRAMYVLGSSRSIVDQKRGPETYERLAREFPGHSFADDALFYAADLYVKTDRPGQALERLQELEKNYPQGDFLGEALFKAYWIARTSKVPDGGLPILERIEKRFADADETYDVERAQYWRARTFLERGNSKDAVALFERLALEHPATYYGLMARAQLGEMDKERLESIGPQLVFTAERASPWPLHTGPAMEKDPHFLAAVELLRLGFPEAVSSELLAVNRNGLPTEPVRLIVHLLSMAGDQRAAHAVARVSLRRDLSGRITPETRPVWEIAYPNAYRELIEKHTKEAGVEPDLLQALMREESALDPKALSWAGALGLTQLMPTTAKAVAQQLKIKRFRVESLLDPDMNIRIGAHHLGELVKKFGGNAPFAVGSYNAGAGAVNRWRSERRGMPLDAWVEEVPIAETRGYIKRVLRSYNTYQLLYGRPAKASAVKSAGLVPGAR; encoded by the coding sequence ATGAAATCCGCCCTTTCGCTGATTGCCCTCGTTTCTTTCGCGCAGCTGGCCTCGGCCCAGCCGGTGGCCGATGCCCCGGCCACGGCTCCGCAGCCGCGCACTGACGGCGCGCCGCCCGAGGCGCAGCTGCGTCCCCTCCCGGACACGGAGACGGCACCGCTGCCCCCCGGCTACGTGGAGATCTTCAACCCCGCGTTCCCGCTGCCCGTGGTGATGGCGCCTCCCGCCAAGAAGGAGGAGGCCAAGGCAGAGGTTCCGCGCGGCAAGGCCTACGGGCTGGACGAGCTGACGCCGTACTTCGCCGCGGGCAAGAAGAAGGAGGCCAAGGCCGCCTTCGACAAGGGCTTCTACCTGAAGGCCCGGGAGCTGCTGCAGGACGAGGGCAACTCGGCGCCGGTGCGTTACCTGCGGGCGCTGAGCGCGGTGCGCGCGGGAGATGATGTCCGCGCGGCCAGCGAGATGGCCTCCCTGGCGGAGGACTACCCGGCGCTGCGGGATCGCTGCCTCACGCACGCGGGCATGGCGCTCGAGGATCTGAGCCGCTTCGACGAGGCGGCGAAGCTGCTCGACCAGGTGTCGCAGGACTCGAAGCTGTACGTGGATGCGCGGCTGGCGCTCGGGCGCGTGCTGCGCAAGAAGAAGGACTACGACGGGGCCATGGCCGCGCTCACGCCGCTGGCGGATCGGCCCGCGCCGCTGTTCGGCCGCAACGTGGGTGCCGAGGCGCTCATGGCCATCGCCGACATCGCGGTGGAGAAGAAGGATCGCAAGCGCGAGCAGGAGGCGCTGTGGCGGCTGTGGTCCCTGTACCCGCTCTCGCCGCTGACCAAGCAGGCCGATCGTCGGCTCAAGGGCATCAAGCCCCCGGTGGACGCCCAGGTGGCGCGCGCCGAGCAGCTCATCGAGCTGCACCGCAACAAGCAGGGCCTCACGGTGCTGGAGCCGCTGCTGACTGCGCTGGCGCTGCCGGATCCGCTCGCCTGCCGCGCGCACTTCGCCTACGGCAAGGGCCAGCGCAAGGAGCGCAACCACACGAAGGCCATCTCCGTGCTCACGCCGGTGGTGGACAAGTGCCAGGATGCGGATCTGCTGCCGCGCGCCATGTACGTGCTGGGCTCCTCGCGCTCCATCGTGGACCAGAAGCGTGGCCCGGAGACGTACGAGCGGCTCGCGCGCGAGTTCCCCGGCCACTCCTTCGCGGACGACGCGCTGTTCTACGCCGCTGACCTGTACGTGAAGACGGATCGGCCGGGGCAGGCCCTGGAGCGGCTCCAGGAGCTGGAGAAGAACTATCCGCAGGGCGACTTCCTGGGCGAGGCGCTCTTCAAGGCGTACTGGATTGCACGCACCTCGAAGGTGCCGGACGGCGGGCTGCCCATCCTGGAGCGCATCGAGAAGCGCTTCGCTGACGCGGACGAGACGTACGACGTGGAGCGGGCCCAGTACTGGCGGGCGCGGACATTCCTGGAGCGCGGCAACAGCAAGGACGCCGTGGCCCTCTTCGAGCGGCTCGCGCTGGAGCACCCGGCCACGTACTACGGGCTGATGGCCCGTGCGCAGCTGGGCGAGATGGACAAGGAGCGCTTGGAGAGCATCGGTCCGCAGCTGGTGTTCACCGCGGAGCGTGCCAGCCCGTGGCCTCTGCACACCGGTCCCGCCATGGAGAAGGATCCGCACTTCCTGGCGGCCGTGGAGCTGCTGCGCCTGGGCTTCCCCGAGGCCGTGTCCTCCGAGCTGCTCGCCGTCAACCGCAACGGCCTGCCCACCGAGCCCGTGCGGCTCATCGTTCATCTGCTCTCGATGGCGGGGGACCAGCGCGCGGCGCACGCCGTGGCGCGCGTGTCCCTGCGCAGGGATCTCAGCGGCCGCATCACTCCGGAGACGCGGCCGGTCTGGGAGATCGCCTATCCGAATGCGTACCGCGAGCTGATCGAGAAGCACACGAAGGAGGCCGGGGTGGAGCCGGATCTCCTGCAGGCGCTAATGCGCGAGGAGAGCGCGCTGGACCCCAAGGCCCTGTCGTGGGCGGGAGCGCTGGGGCTCACCCAGCTGATGCCCACCACGGCGAAGGCGGTCGCGCAACAGTTGAAGATCAAGCGCTTCCGCGTGGAGTCCCTGCTGGATCCGGACATGAACATCCGCATCGGCGCGCACCACCTGGGCGAGCTGGTGAAGAAGTTCGGCGGCAACGCGCCGTTCGCGGTGGGCAGCTACAACGCCGGCGCCGGAGCGGTGAACCGCTGGCGCTCCGAGCGCAGGGGCATGCCGCTGGATGCGTGGGTGGAAGAGGTGCCGATCGCGGAGACGCGCGGCTACATCAAGCGCGTGCTGCGCTCCTACAACACCTACCAGCTCCTCTATGGCCGTCCGGCCAAGGCCTCTGCGGTGAAGTCCGCGGGCCTAGTACCGGGGGCTCGCTAG
- a CDS encoding chemotaxis protein CheB, giving the protein MNRPVQVLIADDSPTILRMFTGLLAAAPDIRVVGTANDGKEAVAMAQALRPDVVTLDVRMPRMDGINATERIMAESPSRILVISGAVDAELSFKALQAGALEVMPKPTPGREGLTSFGQQLIHTIRTMAEVPLGSRKPRLSHPTPPPVLRSGRVHGFGLVASTGGPPALAMLLSLLPPSLPYPLFIAQHVSVGFTSGLRQWLSAASALELQVARTGTKPEAGHVYLPPDGHQLQVLPTGELQVELIHGRQLAMGDALLTSLARAHGNRAAGAVLTGTGSDGAAGLLAIRRAGGLTFVQPPESCVAPHMPQAALRLGAAESTVTVEALASAMRALSGAIPPTLPVHRS; this is encoded by the coding sequence ATGAATAGGCCAGTCCAGGTTCTCATCGCGGACGACTCGCCCACGATCCTGCGGATGTTCACCGGACTGCTGGCGGCGGCCCCGGACATCCGAGTGGTGGGCACCGCGAACGATGGGAAGGAAGCCGTGGCGATGGCGCAGGCGCTCCGCCCAGACGTCGTCACGCTGGATGTCCGGATGCCGCGGATGGATGGCATCAACGCCACCGAGCGCATCATGGCCGAGTCGCCCAGCCGCATCCTCGTCATCTCCGGGGCGGTGGACGCGGAGCTGTCCTTCAAGGCGCTGCAGGCCGGAGCCCTGGAGGTGATGCCCAAGCCCACGCCGGGCCGGGAGGGCCTGACGAGCTTCGGCCAGCAGTTGATCCACACGATCCGGACCATGGCGGAGGTTCCCTTGGGGAGCCGCAAGCCGCGGCTGAGCCACCCCACACCGCCGCCGGTGCTGCGCAGCGGGCGGGTGCACGGCTTTGGGCTGGTGGCCTCCACGGGAGGGCCTCCGGCGCTGGCGATGTTGCTGTCCCTGCTGCCGCCGAGCCTCCCCTACCCGCTCTTCATCGCCCAGCACGTGTCGGTGGGCTTCACCTCGGGGCTGCGCCAGTGGCTGAGCGCGGCTTCGGCGCTGGAGCTGCAAGTGGCGCGCACGGGCACGAAGCCCGAGGCGGGCCACGTCTACCTGCCACCGGACGGGCACCAGCTGCAGGTGCTCCCGACGGGGGAGCTGCAGGTGGAGCTGATCCACGGGCGGCAGTTGGCGATGGGAGACGCACTGCTGACCTCGCTGGCGCGGGCGCATGGCAACCGGGCGGCGGGGGCGGTGCTGACGGGCACGGGCTCGGATGGAGCGGCGGGGCTGCTGGCCATCCGCCGGGCGGGCGGGCTCACGTTCGTGCAGCCCCCGGAGAGCTGCGTCGCCCCTCACATGCCCCAGGCGGCGCTGCGCCTGGGCGCCGCGGAGTCCACGGTCACGGTGGAAGCCCTGGCCTCGGCGATGCGAGCGCTCTCGGGGGCGATACCTCCTACGCTGCCCGTGCATCGAAGCTGA
- a CDS encoding chemotaxis protein CheB has protein sequence MSKPIQVLLTDDSPTMLQVLTRLLSAQPDVTVVGTARDGEEAVALARSLKPDVITLDVQMPGMDGLGATERIMAETPCRILMVSGAPDTDLSFRALQAGALEVIAKPQGSPEDVARFGVRLLSAIRLLAEVPLVTKRREGHANPPPLPAGRRIGGFGLFSSIGGPTALASLLWLLPRSLPYPVFIAQHITPGFTVGLHRWLSSLSPLPVEIARASEQPRPGTVYLAPDGHHLRVGLQGEIVIEKASGTTFPSGDLLLASLSRAYGQHAAGAVLSGMGEEGAVGLMAIKRAGGLTFAQDPETCLVPSMPEAALRNKSTETKVSPEALATIIRQLEGMSSSGA, from the coding sequence ATGAGCAAGCCCATCCAAGTCCTCCTCACCGACGATTCCCCCACCATGCTCCAGGTCCTCACCCGGCTGCTGTCGGCACAGCCCGACGTGACCGTGGTGGGGACTGCGCGCGACGGCGAGGAGGCCGTGGCCCTGGCGCGCTCCCTCAAGCCGGACGTCATCACCCTGGACGTGCAGATGCCGGGCATGGATGGCCTGGGCGCCACCGAGCGCATCATGGCCGAGACGCCCTGCCGCATCCTCATGGTGTCCGGCGCCCCGGACACGGATCTGTCCTTCCGCGCGCTCCAGGCCGGAGCGCTGGAGGTGATCGCCAAGCCGCAGGGCTCTCCCGAGGATGTGGCGCGCTTTGGTGTACGCCTGCTGTCGGCCATCCGGTTGCTGGCGGAGGTGCCGCTGGTGACCAAGCGCCGTGAGGGCCACGCCAACCCGCCGCCGCTGCCCGCGGGCCGGCGCATCGGTGGCTTTGGGCTGTTCTCGTCCATCGGCGGGCCCACGGCGCTGGCCTCGCTGCTGTGGCTGCTGCCGCGCAGCCTGCCCTACCCCGTCTTCATCGCTCAGCACATCACCCCGGGCTTCACCGTGGGCCTGCACCGCTGGCTGTCCTCGCTGTCTCCGCTGCCGGTGGAGATTGCTCGCGCCTCGGAGCAGCCTCGGCCGGGCACCGTGTACCTGGCCCCGGATGGCCACCACCTGCGCGTGGGGCTCCAGGGCGAGATCGTCATCGAGAAGGCCTCGGGCACCACGTTCCCCTCGGGGGATCTGCTGCTGGCGTCCCTGTCCCGAGCCTATGGCCAGCACGCCGCGGGCGCGGTGCTCAGCGGCATGGGCGAGGAGGGCGCGGTGGGCCTGATGGCCATCAAGCGCGCGGGCGGGCTCACCTTCGCCCAGGATCCGGAGACGTGCCTGGTGCCGTCGATGCCGGAGGCCGCGCTGCGCAACAAGTCCACGGAGACGAAGGTGTCCCCAGAGGCGCTGGCCACCATCATCCGCCAGCTGGAGGGAATGTCGTCCTCGGGCGCTTGA
- a CDS encoding sensor histidine kinase, which yields MDIRTQSALLASLVGLALGLAMLLRPGRPRVVTLYSVFALTVAGYYLALFFAGIFPEPGWVSRTAVGATILFASLVPLSAVSFFLEFLGVSKEAHMQGRRLALLSGVFGLAVAVTPLAQQNWARVAVSVWVLGTLLTSVSLLLNQVRSQQSRIERLRLMYLALGAGVTIVLAAVDLVGRRYDIPLPPLGPIFSTMYLFFLSQTLLRLRLMDLHELLGKIASQTVLAFILAAVFTVLTVWVKENASLFVFNTVVAAFVTIILMEPLRVKVDEQVVAIFFRERFELLRVLGNLRARMATVIDISEVTRMVLDALHETGRVTHTSVYMMAEDRPGYRLLDSRGPPPEGFLDTAAARGLLLAAASGQKAVLLENVDTRLAALRMHAAEGKRFRDELKRLQDTRAALLQMKSGISVPLVGNDRVIGFLNLWDERVPEAYASDEIALILTVAERLATVLENSKLYEKIRERDRLAALGEMAAGLAHEIRNPLGAIKGAAQCLDPKRLPGEDGEFLGVIVEEVNRLNGVVTAFLDYARPLKQNFGQTDLNEVVTRTMRLIQNDVPKQIELAVQLDLTAPRVDGDAEQLKQVLINLVQNAVQAIGTPGGRITVGTVKQDRFGDFRGGTVNEFVEVHVSDTGPGIPLDQQQHIFVPFFTTKEKGTGLGLAICQRIVKNHGGSIAVHSKPGEGCTFVIRLPALPAEVPGVETGPTDGTPFPSTRPALPPSPPSPEASPRREKKRKAG from the coding sequence ATGGACATCCGCACTCAGAGCGCCCTGCTTGCATCCCTCGTCGGCCTGGCGCTCGGGCTCGCCATGCTCTTGCGGCCGGGCCGCCCTCGGGTGGTGACACTGTATTCCGTCTTCGCCCTCACGGTGGCGGGGTACTACCTGGCGCTGTTCTTCGCGGGCATCTTCCCCGAGCCCGGCTGGGTGTCCAGAACGGCGGTGGGCGCCACCATCCTGTTCGCCTCGCTTGTCCCCCTGTCAGCCGTCTCTTTCTTCCTGGAGTTCCTGGGCGTCAGCAAAGAGGCCCATATGCAGGGCCGGCGGCTCGCCCTGCTCTCAGGCGTGTTCGGGCTGGCGGTGGCGGTGACGCCGCTGGCGCAGCAGAACTGGGCGCGCGTGGCGGTGAGCGTCTGGGTGCTCGGTACCCTGCTGACTTCGGTGAGCTTGCTGCTCAACCAGGTGCGCAGCCAGCAATCGCGCATCGAGCGGCTGCGGCTGATGTACCTGGCCCTGGGCGCAGGCGTCACCATCGTCCTCGCGGCCGTGGACCTCGTGGGCCGGCGCTACGACATTCCCCTGCCGCCGCTGGGGCCCATCTTCTCCACGATGTACCTGTTCTTCCTCTCCCAGACGCTGCTGCGGCTGCGGCTGATGGACCTGCACGAGCTGCTGGGGAAGATCGCCTCGCAGACGGTGCTGGCCTTCATCCTGGCCGCCGTCTTCACGGTGTTGACCGTGTGGGTGAAGGAGAACGCGAGCCTCTTCGTCTTCAACACGGTGGTGGCCGCCTTCGTCACCATCATCCTGATGGAGCCCCTGCGCGTGAAGGTGGACGAGCAGGTGGTGGCCATCTTCTTCCGCGAGCGCTTCGAGTTGCTGCGAGTGCTCGGGAACCTCCGGGCGCGCATGGCCACGGTGATCGACATCTCCGAGGTGACGCGGATGGTGCTGGACGCGCTCCACGAGACGGGCCGCGTCACCCATACCTCCGTGTACATGATGGCGGAGGATCGTCCGGGCTACCGGCTGCTGGACTCACGCGGCCCTCCGCCCGAGGGCTTCCTGGACACGGCGGCGGCGCGCGGCCTGCTGCTGGCGGCGGCCTCGGGGCAGAAGGCGGTGCTGCTGGAGAACGTGGACACGCGGCTGGCGGCGCTGCGAATGCACGCGGCCGAGGGCAAGCGCTTCCGGGACGAGCTCAAGCGCCTGCAGGACACGCGCGCCGCGCTGCTGCAGATGAAGTCCGGCATCTCCGTGCCGCTGGTGGGCAACGATCGGGTGATCGGCTTCCTGAACCTGTGGGACGAGCGCGTGCCGGAGGCCTACGCCTCGGACGAGATCGCCCTCATCCTCACGGTGGCCGAGCGCCTGGCAACGGTGCTGGAGAACTCCAAGCTGTATGAAAAGATCCGCGAGCGCGACCGCCTGGCGGCCCTGGGCGAGATGGCGGCGGGCCTGGCGCACGAGATCCGCAACCCCCTGGGGGCGATCAAGGGCGCGGCGCAGTGCCTGGATCCGAAGCGGCTCCCGGGCGAGGACGGCGAGTTCCTGGGCGTCATCGTCGAAGAGGTCAACCGCCTCAATGGCGTGGTGACGGCGTTCCTGGACTACGCTCGGCCGCTGAAGCAAAACTTTGGCCAGACGGACCTCAATGAGGTGGTGACCCGCACCATGCGCCTCATCCAGAACGATGTGCCCAAGCAGATCGAGCTGGCCGTCCAGTTGGACCTCACGGCGCCGCGCGTGGACGGAGATGCAGAGCAGCTCAAGCAGGTGCTCATCAACCTGGTCCAGAACGCGGTGCAGGCCATTGGGACTCCGGGCGGGCGCATCACCGTGGGCACCGTGAAGCAGGACCGCTTCGGAGACTTCCGCGGCGGCACCGTCAACGAGTTCGTCGAGGTTCACGTCTCGGACACCGGGCCAGGGATTCCGTTGGACCAGCAACAGCACATCTTCGTGCCCTTCTTCACCACGAAGGAAAAGGGTACAGGGTTGGGGCTGGCCATCTGCCAGCGCATCGTCAAGAATCACGGGGGGAGCATCGCCGTGCACAGCAAACCCGGCGAGGGGTGCACCTTCGTCATCCGCCTGCCCGCTCTCCCGGCGGAAGTACCGGGGGTAGAAACCGGCCCCACGGATGGTACGCCCTTCCCCTCGACTCGGCCGGCCCTGCCCCCTTCGCCACCTTCCCCTGAGGCCAGTCCCCGGCGTGAAAAGAAACGCAAGGCCGGGTGA
- a CDS encoding chemotaxis protein CheB, whose amino-acid sequence MSSTIRVLIADDSPTMLKMYAALLSSAADIQVVGTAKDGAEALELARTLQPDVITLDVRMPRMDGIEASSRIMTEAPSRILVISGAVDAEMSFKALQAGALEVMPKPRPNLEGLANFGVKLIHIIRTMAELPVSQRQVALAPAQAPSPVAPAPQGGRVTGFGLVASTGGPPALCHLLSLLPPQLPYPIFIAQHVSVGFTAGLCQWLGAASSLQLEVAQTGVRPQPGYVYLPPDGHQFEVTLAGDLQVEPIPVGKASLGDTLLSSLALAYGDRAAGAVLTGMGSDGAAGLLAIRKAGGRTFAQSPESCVVPGMPEAALRSGATDQMLSLEALAAAMRSFTGAAPVTPAVRN is encoded by the coding sequence ATGAGCTCCACCATCCGGGTCCTCATCGCTGACGACTCGCCCACCATGTTGAAGATGTACGCGGCGCTGCTGTCGTCAGCGGCCGACATCCAAGTGGTGGGCACGGCGAAGGATGGGGCCGAGGCCCTGGAGCTGGCACGCACGCTGCAGCCGGACGTCATCACCCTGGACGTGCGGATGCCGCGGATGGATGGCATCGAGGCCAGCTCGCGCATCATGACCGAGGCCCCCAGCCGCATCCTCGTCATCTCGGGGGCGGTGGATGCGGAGATGTCCTTCAAGGCGCTGCAGGCCGGGGCGCTGGAGGTCATGCCCAAGCCGCGCCCCAACCTGGAAGGGCTGGCCAACTTCGGGGTGAAGCTGATCCACATCATCCGGACCATGGCCGAGCTGCCGGTGAGCCAGCGGCAGGTGGCGCTGGCCCCCGCGCAGGCTCCGAGCCCGGTGGCCCCCGCGCCCCAGGGCGGGCGGGTGACAGGGTTTGGGCTGGTGGCCTCCACGGGAGGACCTCCGGCGCTCTGCCACCTGCTGTCGCTGCTGCCTCCGCAGCTGCCGTATCCGATCTTCATTGCCCAGCACGTGTCGGTGGGCTTCACCGCGGGCCTGTGCCAGTGGCTGGGCGCGGCGTCCTCGCTGCAGCTCGAGGTGGCGCAGACGGGCGTGCGGCCTCAGCCCGGCTACGTGTACCTGCCGCCGGACGGGCACCAATTCGAAGTCACACTCGCGGGGGATCTGCAGGTCGAGCCGATCCCCGTTGGCAAGGCCTCACTCGGAGACACGCTGTTGTCCTCGCTGGCGTTGGCCTATGGGGACCGGGCGGCGGGGGCAGTGCTCACGGGCATGGGCTCGGATGGGGCGGCAGGGCTGCTGGCCATCCGCAAGGCGGGCGGGAGGACCTTCGCGCAGAGCCCCGAGAGCTGTGTCGTCCCGGGAATGCCCGAGGCCGCGCTGCGCAGCGGCGCCACGGATCAGATGCTGTCGCTCGAAGCCCTGGCCGCGGCCATGCGCTCGTTCACGGGCGCGGCGCCCGTGACTCCGGCGGTTCGGAACTGA